One window from the genome of Hippocampus zosterae strain Florida chromosome 7, ASM2543408v3, whole genome shotgun sequence encodes:
- the tfap2e gene encoding transcription factor AP-2-epsilon isoform X1 translates to MLWKARNKTDGMQERADGLSSSSPSGRLSQLSSLNQAAYSSAPPLCHTPASDFQPPYFPPPYPQSSLSYSQSQDSAYSHLSDPYPSINSIHQHQQAAWHSQRSRSDEGGLLSQTHRALGLDPRREYAAVPRLLHGLGEGAAALGDGPLGMHIGHHGLDELQGMEEGSALGILDHSVIKKVPVPSKLNGSSLSALSLGKDGLGMGAVSNPAEVFCSVPGRLSLLSSTSKYKVTVGEVQRRLSPPECLNASLLGGVLRRAKSKNGGRCLRERLEKIGLNLPAGRRKAANVTLLTSLVEGEAVHLARDFGYVCETEFPARAAAEYLCRQSEPDQLPTRRSMLLATKEICKEFVDLMSQDRSPLGGSRPNPCLEPSLQGSLTHFSLLTHGFGTPAICAALSAFQSYLMEAIKMLDKGDGVGKGHHDKEMKHRK, encoded by the exons ATGCTGTGGAAGGCTCGGAACAAGACTGATGGCATGCAG gagCGCGCAGACGGACTGAGCAGTTCCTCTCCGAGCGGGCGCCTCTCCCAGTTATCCTCCCTCAATCAGGCCGCCTACTCCTCGGCTCCCCCCCTCTGCCACACTCCGGCCTCCGACTTCCAGCCGCCGTACTTCCCTCCCCCGTACCCGCAGTCGTCCCTGTCATACTCCCAGAGCCAGGACTCGGCCTACTCCCACCTGTCGGACCCTTACCCCTCCATTAACTCCATCCATCAGCATCAGCAAGCCGCATGGCACTCCCAGAGGTCGCGCTCCGACGAAGGGGGGCTTTTGTCGCAAACGCACCGGGCTCTCGGGCTCGACCCCCGGAGGGAGTACGcggctgtcccccgcctcctccacGGTCTCGGCGAAGGGGCCGCCGCTCTCGGGGACGGACCCCTGGGGATGCACATAGGACATCACGGCCTGGATGAGCTTCAG GGAATGGAGGAAGGATCAGCCTTGGGCATCCTGGACCACTCTGTCATTAAAAAAG TTCCTGTCCCATCCAAGCTGAACGGTTCATCCTTGTCCGCCTTGTCCCTCGGGAAGGACGGCCTCGGCATGGGCGCCGTGTCCAACCCGGCCGAGGTTTTCTGTTCGGTGCCAGGCCGCCTGTCGCTGCTCAGCTCCACCTCCAAGTATAAGGTCACCGTCGGAGAGGTGCAGCGGCGGCTCTCCCCGCCCGAGTGCCTCAACGCTTCTCTGTTGGGCGGAGTCCTCCgcag GGCGAAGTCCAAGAATGGTGGCCGCTGTCTGCGAGAGCGTCTGGAGAAGATTGGCCTCAACCTGCCCGCCGGGCGACGCAAGGCAGCCAACGTCACTCTGCTAACATCTCTGGTGGAGG GTGAGGCCGTCCATCTGGCGAGGGATTTCGGATACGTGTGTGAGACTGAGTTCCCCGCCAGAGCCGCCGCTGAGTATCTGTGCAGGCAGAGTGAGCCAGACCAGCTTCCCACGCGACGAAGCATGCTCCTCGCCACCAA gGAGATCTGCAAGGAGTTTGTAGACCTCATGTCCCAGGATCGCTCTCCGCTTGGGGGCAGCAGACCTAACCCCTGCCTGGAGCCTAGCCTCCAGGGGAGCCTCACCCACTTCAGCCTGCTCACCCACGGCTTCGGTACCCCCGCCATCTGCGCTGCGCTCTCCGCTTTCCAGAGCTACCTGATGGAGGCCATTAAAATGCTGGACAAAGGAGACGGCGTGGGGAAAGGCCACCACGACAAGGAGATGAAACATCGTAAATAG
- the tfap2e gene encoding transcription factor AP-2-epsilon isoform X2 yields the protein MLIHTYSAMERADGLSSSSPSGRLSQLSSLNQAAYSSAPPLCHTPASDFQPPYFPPPYPQSSLSYSQSQDSAYSHLSDPYPSINSIHQHQQAAWHSQRSRSDEGGLLSQTHRALGLDPRREYAAVPRLLHGLGEGAAALGDGPLGMHIGHHGLDELQGMEEGSALGILDHSVIKKVPVPSKLNGSSLSALSLGKDGLGMGAVSNPAEVFCSVPGRLSLLSSTSKYKVTVGEVQRRLSPPECLNASLLGGVLRRAKSKNGGRCLRERLEKIGLNLPAGRRKAANVTLLTSLVEGEAVHLARDFGYVCETEFPARAAAEYLCRQSEPDQLPTRRSMLLATKEICKEFVDLMSQDRSPLGGSRPNPCLEPSLQGSLTHFSLLTHGFGTPAICAALSAFQSYLMEAIKMLDKGDGVGKGHHDKEMKHRK from the exons ATGTTGATCCACACTTATTCGGCTATG gagCGCGCAGACGGACTGAGCAGTTCCTCTCCGAGCGGGCGCCTCTCCCAGTTATCCTCCCTCAATCAGGCCGCCTACTCCTCGGCTCCCCCCCTCTGCCACACTCCGGCCTCCGACTTCCAGCCGCCGTACTTCCCTCCCCCGTACCCGCAGTCGTCCCTGTCATACTCCCAGAGCCAGGACTCGGCCTACTCCCACCTGTCGGACCCTTACCCCTCCATTAACTCCATCCATCAGCATCAGCAAGCCGCATGGCACTCCCAGAGGTCGCGCTCCGACGAAGGGGGGCTTTTGTCGCAAACGCACCGGGCTCTCGGGCTCGACCCCCGGAGGGAGTACGcggctgtcccccgcctcctccacGGTCTCGGCGAAGGGGCCGCCGCTCTCGGGGACGGACCCCTGGGGATGCACATAGGACATCACGGCCTGGATGAGCTTCAG GGAATGGAGGAAGGATCAGCCTTGGGCATCCTGGACCACTCTGTCATTAAAAAAG TTCCTGTCCCATCCAAGCTGAACGGTTCATCCTTGTCCGCCTTGTCCCTCGGGAAGGACGGCCTCGGCATGGGCGCCGTGTCCAACCCGGCCGAGGTTTTCTGTTCGGTGCCAGGCCGCCTGTCGCTGCTCAGCTCCACCTCCAAGTATAAGGTCACCGTCGGAGAGGTGCAGCGGCGGCTCTCCCCGCCCGAGTGCCTCAACGCTTCTCTGTTGGGCGGAGTCCTCCgcag GGCGAAGTCCAAGAATGGTGGCCGCTGTCTGCGAGAGCGTCTGGAGAAGATTGGCCTCAACCTGCCCGCCGGGCGACGCAAGGCAGCCAACGTCACTCTGCTAACATCTCTGGTGGAGG GTGAGGCCGTCCATCTGGCGAGGGATTTCGGATACGTGTGTGAGACTGAGTTCCCCGCCAGAGCCGCCGCTGAGTATCTGTGCAGGCAGAGTGAGCCAGACCAGCTTCCCACGCGACGAAGCATGCTCCTCGCCACCAA gGAGATCTGCAAGGAGTTTGTAGACCTCATGTCCCAGGATCGCTCTCCGCTTGGGGGCAGCAGACCTAACCCCTGCCTGGAGCCTAGCCTCCAGGGGAGCCTCACCCACTTCAGCCTGCTCACCCACGGCTTCGGTACCCCCGCCATCTGCGCTGCGCTCTCCGCTTTCCAGAGCTACCTGATGGAGGCCATTAAAATGCTGGACAAAGGAGACGGCGTGGGGAAAGGCCACCACGACAAGGAGATGAAACATCGTAAATAG
- the psmb2 gene encoding proteasome subunit beta type-2: MEYLIGIQGPDFVLVAADNVAVSSFIQMKQDDDKMFKLSEKILLLCVGEAGDTLQFAEYIQKNVQLYKMRNGYELSPAAAANFTRKNLAEYLRSRTPYHVNMLLAGYDDTDGPGLYYMDHLSSLVKAPFAAHGYGAYFTLSILDRYYKPDLTRDEALDVLKKCIEELNRRFILNLPFFTVRLIDKEGIHDLEKLSPTK; encoded by the exons ATGGAATATTTAATCGGCATACAGGGACCGGACTTTGTCCTCGTCGCTGCCGATAATGTCGCAGTCAGCAGTTTTATTCAGATGAAACAAG ACGATGACAAAATGTTCAAACTAAGCGAGAAGATCTTGCTGCTGTGCGTGGGAGAGGCGGGAGACACGTTGCAGTTTGCAGAGTATATCCAGAAGAATGTTCAGCTCTACAAAATGCGAAACG GCTATGAACTCAGCCCAGCAGCCGCAGCAAACTTTACGAGAAAGAACCTCGCAGAGTACCTTCGAAGCAGG ACGCCATATCACGTCAACATGTTGCTGGCGGGCTACGACGACACAGACGGGCCGGGTCTGTACTACATGGACCACTTGTCCTCGCTAGTCAAGGCCCCCTTCGCCGCCCACGGTTATGGCGCCTATTTCACGCTCTCCATCCTTGACCGCTACTACAAACCAG ATCTGACCAGAGATGAAGCGCTGGATGTGTTGAAGAAGTGCATTGAAGAG CTGAACAGGCGCTTCATTCTGAACCTTCCCTTCTTCACCGTCCGTTTGATTGACAAAGAGGGCATCCATGACCTGGAGAAGCTCTCTCCCACCAAGTGA
- the cdca5 gene encoding sororin, translated as MTDSNKLNDSSQRRRSPRLTSPLVNTENNMARNSNAPVKRFTLKKIAPRKTTTASVHTSPLVNTENNMARNSNAPVKRFTLKKIAPRKTTTASVHDKENTPRRSEGSQQKKDKMSTPGPVRETRRSSGAKNKAAMPSPILPPSTPVQPCPQQPVEDAREAMWSQKVRRSYTRLGDKSFNSHDARETLFGFEMLQTPEVGRSVSRAQSTLEVSSTASGPSSFILDAEDCVPVHDIPGVALAKKKKKRRKVQQIDVTELDALSAKMNAEFQEAEQFELVVE; from the coding sequence ATGACGGATTCGAATAAACTAAACGACTCGTCGCAGCGAAGACGGTCCCCGCGGTTGACATCTCCCTTGGTAAATACGGAAAACAACATGGCGCGTAACAGTAACGCTCCAGTCAAGCGTttcactttgaagaaaatagcgCCCAGGAAAACTACAACTGCATCTGTTCATACATCTCCCTTGGTAAATACGGAAAACAACATGGCGCGTAACAGTAACGCTCCAGTCAAGCGTttcactttgaagaaaatagcgCCCAGGAAAACTACAACTGCATCTGTGCACGACAAAGAAAATACGCCGAGGCGATCAGAGGGAAGCCAACAGAAAAAGGACAAGATGTCCACTCCTGGTCCGGTTCGGGAGACCCGGCGGTCCTCCGGTGCAAAAAACAAGGCCGCCATGCCATCGCCGATCCTTCCGCCATCGACGCCGGTCCAGCCTTGTCCCCAGCAGCCAGTCGAGGATGCACGCGAGGCGATGTGGTCGCAGAAAGTGCGTCGCTCCTACACCAGACTCGGCGACAAATCCTTCAACAGCCACGACGCCCGAGAGACTCTTTTCGGGTTTGAGATGCTGCAGACCCCCGAAGTGGGACGAAGCGTGAGTCGGGCTCAGTCGACTCTGGAGGTTTCAAGTACCGCATCTGGTCCCAGTTCCTTCATTCTGGACGCCGAGGACTGCGTTCCGGTCCATGACATCCCCGGCGTGGCGttggcaaagaagaaaaaaaaacgaaggaaGGTCCAGCAGATCGACGTCACGGAGCTGGATGCACTTTCGGCCAAGATGAACGCCGAGTTCCAGGAGGCTGAACAGTTCGAGTTGGTTGTGGAGTGA
- the LOC127603565 gene encoding UPF0500 protein C1orf216 homolog produces the protein MLHQDQPLAYRGQNTNRSSSSVSRRKYDQDANHNFLTSNGRGRGDENQNLHRPSKLGPLGPDLKSSPSNSGILSPRSRLPYWSTLEPLQEIEYADDGYGRVPPDGAEEKRMEEEEGQMMTKHREKMEFQRRKSSNRSRDDPEEMMKLENDDEWGDSGSDSDSGGSMSSIRLEKGSNWLSTGGLERMAFGEQKLSRHDSEPTRSRESSGKRRSLGRNSISGSHMEDLPEEGAEEGHDQSSDSDGELPEMMDAVWTLRDRERFKAQEMEKHQVQLTMYRRLALIRWLRTLQGRVEEQQNRLQSSFDIILTHRKELLRMGAAVVNAPPPAAVGQS, from the coding sequence ATGCTTCATCAGGATCAGCCTCTGGCCTACAGAGGTCAAAACACAAATCGCTCCTCTTCCTCAGTGTCAAGGAGGAAATATGATCAAGATGCCAACCATAATTTCCTGACGAGCaatggaagaggaagaggcgaTGAAAATCAAAACCTGCATCGCCCTAGTAAACTGGGCCCTCTGGGCCCCGACCTGAAATCCTCCCCAAGCAACTCCGGCATCCTATCACCTCGCTCCCGCCTGCCCTACTGGAGCACGCTGGAGCCCCTTCAGGAAATCGAATACGCTGATGACGGCTATGGCCGAGTGCCTCCCGATGGAGCTGAGGAAAAGAggatggaggaagaggagggacaGATGATGAccaagcacagggagaagatGGAGTTCCAGAGGAGGAAAAGCAGCAACCGAAGCAGGGATGACCCGGAGGAGATGATGAAGCTTGAAAATGACGACGAGTGGGGGGACAGCGGCTCGGACTCGGACTCTGGCGGGAGCATGTCCTCCATCCGATTGGAGAAGGGAAGCAACTGGTTGTCGACGGGAGGCTTGGAACGGATGGCGTTTGGGGAACAGAAGTTGAGCCGCCACGACAGCGAGCCGACCAGAAGTAGAGAGTCATCGGGAAAACGGAGAAGCTTAGGCCGCAATTCCATATCGGGAAGTCACATGGAAGACCTCCCGGAGGAAGGAGCGGAGGAGGGGCATGACCAGTCATCGGATTCTGATGGCGAGCTTCCCGAAATGATGGATGCCGTGTGGACTCTGCGGGACCGCGAGAGGTTCAAGGCTCAGGAGATGGAGAAGCATCAGGTGCAGCTGACCATGTACCGGCGCCTGGCTCTGATCCGTTGGCTGCGCACCCTGCAAGGACGCGTGGAGGAGCAACAGAATCGCCTGCAGTCCAGCTTTGATATCATCCTCACGCACAGGAAGGAACTGTTGCGCATGGGTGCCGCCGTGGTCaacgccccgccgcccgccgccgtGGGACAGTCATAG